Proteins encoded within one genomic window of Nitrospina gracilis 3/211:
- a CDS encoding YfhO family protein produces the protein MTTPNSSLLSRIQSGLGLLLLGGGLLFFFWPMLFQEKVPFDRDFTLVTYPVKHHLHQAYQQGTLPFWNPNVHMGTPYFAELHPGVFYPPSLFFFIEDFPIALNLYYIFHFVILAVGTYLLLRRWGVSRTGAVASAWTAALSGFIFSSTYLSNLFLGAVWLPILFWAFEKFRATCRARWFVFTAFLVACQTLAACPEINIFTCGLLGLWTLFVPAEREHPGPGGRLTAIRHMGMLLLAVILGLGIIAVQLLPTYQLMQHSHRTDGIDYTFHTEWSLSPATFETFFLPHAAQASMTGNVIPVEQSGFLESVYLGVFAPLFIVVGLRFWRDRRIVFWLVMFAVGLFLAFGKYNPLYAWVYEWVPGLDRFRYPEKYFYVSAMASVFLLGLVWDRLVAATTKRSLGEKFVPGAVLIAAAAVVNTALAPEVRDAVPSLLILFAFGITHTLFYFRKIGIGLFRAVFLGSLFLDLVVRNFGLFPLIDKEYYLNQPVMASTIQSDPEPYRLYSGRVVENPDRFRLPNGPTRLAALIAMKEYMYPFLGTVYGMQYADGMPGLAMGLKDHFLWYRALLHAQPETRFRILKRSNVKYWIDVDRPTAYVNGIPLILPDRLHVFDDSLPRAFWVPRARQVSDERLLGLYYGQGFDPLREVLLTQAPPLKNVPASTGWVKSLKYAPNRVTVRTQQTGNGYLVLLDSWMPGWRVTVDGEPGIVIRANRFYRAVPLGPGPHRVEFTFTPAGWREGLVISAASTVFLFLGALWLRRRNRSVSTQQQVQKSL, from the coding sequence ATGACGACTCCAAACTCATCATTGCTGTCCCGGATACAAAGCGGTCTCGGGTTGTTGTTGCTCGGGGGCGGGCTGCTGTTTTTTTTCTGGCCCATGTTGTTTCAGGAAAAGGTGCCGTTTGACCGCGACTTCACCCTGGTGACCTATCCCGTCAAGCATCACTTGCATCAGGCTTACCAACAGGGAACGCTGCCGTTCTGGAATCCAAACGTACACATGGGCACACCCTACTTTGCGGAATTGCATCCGGGAGTGTTTTATCCACCCAGCCTTTTTTTCTTCATTGAAGATTTTCCCATCGCACTCAATCTGTACTACATTTTCCATTTCGTCATACTGGCCGTCGGGACGTACCTGCTGCTGCGCCGGTGGGGGGTCTCGCGGACAGGTGCAGTGGCATCGGCGTGGACTGCGGCGCTCAGCGGTTTTATTTTTTCTTCGACCTATCTGAGCAACCTGTTTCTCGGGGCGGTTTGGTTGCCCATTCTGTTCTGGGCATTCGAAAAATTTCGTGCCACGTGCCGGGCGCGCTGGTTTGTGTTCACCGCGTTTCTGGTTGCCTGCCAGACGCTTGCCGCCTGCCCGGAGATCAACATCTTCACCTGTGGTCTTTTGGGATTGTGGACGTTATTTGTGCCCGCAGAACGGGAACATCCCGGTCCCGGGGGGCGCCTGACGGCTATAAGGCACATGGGCATGCTGTTGCTGGCGGTGATTTTAGGGCTTGGCATCATTGCCGTCCAACTTCTGCCAACGTACCAGTTGATGCAGCACAGTCACCGCACCGACGGCATCGATTACACCTTTCACACCGAATGGTCACTGAGTCCGGCCACCTTCGAGACGTTTTTCCTGCCGCACGCAGCGCAGGCAAGCATGACGGGAAACGTGATTCCGGTGGAGCAGAGTGGGTTTCTGGAAAGCGTGTACCTGGGTGTCTTCGCACCTCTGTTCATCGTGGTGGGCCTGCGTTTCTGGCGGGACCGGCGCATCGTGTTCTGGCTGGTGATGTTTGCGGTGGGACTGTTTCTCGCTTTCGGCAAATACAACCCGTTGTACGCATGGGTGTACGAATGGGTGCCGGGCCTGGACCGGTTCCGCTACCCGGAAAAGTATTTTTATGTTTCCGCCATGGCTTCGGTGTTTCTGTTGGGGCTGGTCTGGGACCGACTGGTGGCGGCCACAACCAAACGCAGTCTGGGCGAAAAATTCGTTCCGGGCGCCGTGCTGATCGCCGCCGCGGCCGTGGTCAATACGGCGCTGGCGCCGGAGGTGCGGGATGCAGTGCCATCCCTGCTCATCCTGTTCGCCTTCGGAATCACGCATACGCTGTTCTACTTTCGCAAGATCGGAATCGGGTTGTTCAGGGCGGTTTTTCTTGGTTCGCTGTTCCTCGATCTGGTAGTGCGAAATTTCGGCCTCTTCCCGCTGATCGACAAGGAATACTATTTGAACCAACCGGTGATGGCTTCCACCATCCAGTCGGATCCGGAACCGTACCGCCTGTATTCGGGGCGGGTGGTGGAGAACCCCGACCGATTTCGCCTGCCCAACGGCCCCACCCGCCTCGCCGCGCTCATTGCCATGAAAGAATACATGTACCCGTTTCTCGGCACCGTGTACGGAATGCAGTACGCCGACGGCATGCCGGGCCTCGCCATGGGATTGAAGGATCACTTCCTGTGGTATCGGGCCCTCCTGCACGCCCAGCCGGAAACACGGTTCCGCATTCTCAAGCGCAGCAACGTGAAGTACTGGATCGACGTCGATCGGCCCACGGCGTATGTGAATGGTATTCCGCTGATCCTGCCGGACCGCCTGCACGTGTTCGATGACTCCCTGCCGCGGGCCTTCTGGGTGCCTCGTGCGCGGCAGGTGTCGGATGAACGCCTGCTGGGTCTTTATTACGGCCAGGGATTCGATCCGTTGCGTGAGGTGCTGTTGACCCAGGCGCCTCCGCTGAAAAACGTTCCCGCCTCCACCGGCTGGGTGAAATCGCTGAAGTATGCGCCCAACCGCGTAACCGTTCGCACCCAGCAGACGGGCAACGGTTACCTGGTCCTGCTTGATTCGTGGATGCCCGGCTGGCGGGTGACCGTCGACGGCGAACCGGGAATCGTGATTCGGGCGAACCGGTTTTATCGCGCCGTGCCGCTGGGCCCGGGACCGCACAGGGTCGAATTCACGTTCACGCCCGCCGGGTGGCGCGAGGGACTCGTCATCAGCGCCGCCTCCACAGTATTTCTCTTCCTGGGGGCACTCTGGCTGCGCCGCCGGAACCGGTCGGTTTCAACCCAGCAGCAAGTCCAAAAGTCACTGTAA
- a CDS encoding YfhO family protein has translation MTFLTGYFIDHLFQARARHRLSPFILACLIFGTILASIAVYVHEDRIVLSAGVFAAVVALAVMVFTGRMEPRWGRALLVLVVFIDLWTAHNRLVPFIDKKLVTQPPEVMADLPESPPLYRVYTGALDRERFRSKNLFPQAPNLVLSHILEKETASPNLGTVFGLHYADGLMAIELENVWLWTQMFRKSSIEKKQRMLERSNVRYWVAGGDLFGPESRSHRFGSDSIREFQNALPRAFLVPAMRQGPEIKLINTFFAKDFDPRKEVLLDRPVDFQPSERFDGTVQSIEYSPNHVTLRTRQEGNGFLVLLDSYFPGWTVHVDGKPAPLLRANHFFRAVPLESGMHLLQFKYVPEGLVEGQAVTFLMVVIFLAVLLVRVFARLPVNRWDSLKTS, from the coding sequence ATGACGTTCCTGACCGGGTATTTCATCGATCACCTGTTCCAGGCCCGGGCGCGCCATCGTTTGTCTCCCTTCATCCTCGCTTGTCTGATTTTCGGCACGATTCTCGCTTCGATAGCGGTGTACGTCCACGAAGATCGCATCGTTCTTTCCGCAGGCGTGTTTGCGGCGGTGGTGGCACTTGCGGTGATGGTGTTTACGGGGCGCATGGAGCCTCGCTGGGGCCGGGCTTTGCTGGTGCTCGTGGTGTTCATCGACTTATGGACAGCCCATAACCGGCTGGTGCCTTTTATCGACAAAAAGCTCGTCACTCAACCGCCGGAAGTGATGGCAGATCTGCCGGAGTCGCCTCCCCTTTACCGGGTGTACACCGGGGCCCTGGACCGCGAACGGTTTCGTTCCAAAAACCTGTTCCCTCAGGCACCCAATCTGGTGTTGAGCCATATTCTGGAAAAGGAAACCGCCAGTCCCAATCTCGGCACCGTGTTCGGACTCCATTACGCCGATGGGTTGATGGCCATCGAATTGGAAAACGTGTGGTTGTGGACGCAGATGTTCCGTAAGTCTTCCATTGAAAAGAAGCAACGCATGCTGGAGAGGAGCAACGTGCGCTACTGGGTCGCCGGGGGGGACCTGTTCGGACCTGAAAGCCGGTCACACCGTTTTGGTTCGGATTCCATCCGTGAATTTCAAAACGCCCTGCCGCGCGCCTTTCTCGTGCCTGCCATGCGGCAGGGACCGGAAATCAAACTCATCAACACGTTTTTCGCGAAAGACTTCGATCCACGAAAGGAAGTTCTGCTCGACCGACCGGTGGATTTTCAACCATCGGAACGATTCGACGGCACGGTGCAGTCGATCGAGTATTCACCCAACCACGTCACCTTGCGCACACGGCAGGAGGGCAACGGATTTCTGGTTTTACTGGATTCCTACTTTCCCGGTTGGACGGTGCATGTGGATGGCAAACCCGCACCCCTTCTCCGCGCCAACCATTTCTTTCGGGCGGTGCCATTGGAATCGGGCATGCATCTCCTGCAATTCAAGTATGTGCCCGAGGGGTTGGTTGAAGGGCAGGCCGTCACTTTTCTCATGGTTGTGATCTTCCTTGCGGTTTTGCTGGTTCGGGTATTTGCACGTCTCCCGGTCAACCGGTGGGATTCCCTTAAAACTTCCTGA
- the rsfS gene encoding ribosome silencing factor, protein MRESLSELQQLVVDAATEKKASNIILLDLRNRTDLTDYFLICSGNSKVQVQAIADNILEKTSGTPYDAVAQEGYQQGNWVILDLGDMIVHIFLQEVRTHFDLERLWGDVPVIAAMSE, encoded by the coding sequence ATGAGAGAGTCTTTAAGCGAACTCCAACAATTGGTGGTTGACGCGGCCACCGAAAAAAAAGCTTCCAATATCATTCTTCTGGATCTGAGAAACCGCACGGACCTGACGGATTATTTCCTGATATGCAGTGGGAATTCCAAAGTCCAGGTTCAGGCCATCGCGGACAACATCCTCGAAAAAACCTCCGGCACTCCCTACGACGCGGTCGCACAGGAAGGGTACCAGCAGGGCAACTGGGTGATCCTCGATCTTGGAGACATGATAGTTCATATATTTTTGCAGGAAGTCCGGACGCATTTCGACCTGGAGCGGCTTTGGGGAGATGTCCCCGTGATTGCAGCGATGAGCGAATGA
- the nadD gene encoding nicotinate-nucleotide adenylyltransferase, with translation MNTPSHEQIGILGGSFDPVHNGHLGLAREARATFSLDRVLFIPAAIPPHKRDRDITPTHHRLEMLRRALENENGFEISEIEIERGGVSYTRDTLEELQSRWPNAQISLIMGADTFRDFSTWKQYDRVLKASHILVASRPGHTLDEAAEDMKTLISDLPFSYRPEDSDHTRRTFFCRQTGRRIALFPIPPEAVSSTEIRDALRRGDAVKKMLPPAVSGYIMTHRLYQAHPHPMS, from the coding sequence ATGAACACACCATCCCACGAACAAATCGGAATATTGGGCGGCAGTTTCGACCCCGTGCACAACGGCCACCTGGGCCTGGCACGGGAGGCACGGGCCACTTTTTCCCTGGACCGGGTGCTGTTCATTCCCGCAGCCATTCCCCCGCATAAACGAGACCGGGATATCACTCCGACGCACCACCGTCTGGAGATGCTCCGCCGCGCACTGGAGAATGAAAACGGATTCGAAATTTCGGAAATTGAAATCGAAAGGGGGGGAGTGTCTTACACGCGGGACACGTTGGAAGAACTGCAAAGTCGATGGCCCAACGCCCAGATTTCTTTAATAATGGGTGCCGACACGTTTCGCGACTTTTCAACCTGGAAGCAGTACGACCGCGTGTTGAAAGCGAGTCACATCCTGGTGGCGTCACGCCCCGGCCACACGCTCGACGAAGCCGCCGAAGACATGAAAACCCTGATCTCCGACCTGCCGTTTTCCTATCGGCCGGAGGATTCCGACCACACACGGCGGACGTTTTTCTGCAGGCAAACCGGACGCCGCATCGCACTCTTTCCAATCCCTCCGGAAGCCGTATCCTCAACGGAAATCCGGGATGCATTGAGGCGGGGTGACGCGGTCAAAAAGATGTTGCCACCTGCCGTATCAGGGTATATCATGACGCATCGTTTATACCAAGCACACCCCCATCCGATGTCTTGA
- a CDS encoding DNA translocase FtsK, with translation MSGTQNNKPESKILSKDTAAPTRLHPLRDVFGVMLIGFTVFALYSLLTYTPKDPSLHSQVIQAVEVQNNGGIVGAYLADLLVQTFGTGAFVFPLITFIVSWGLIRGKEFSRWPAMLSFGFLFWVVLCGLLTMSFDPDPYFGHATVSGGIAGGYISSYLVLWLNAWGARLVLVTMMFIAIMGMVGVPMDTMIRGTGNLFRFAVRMAVKGCTQLLALGAALIALVQEGTKGLWRFLKMIRKTMRDNRPKLSEPVIVSSEAFVPNEIMTPVTKQPEPSAIRSKKKKEEEPEEKPAFATQEDFPFVHETGDYRVPPVDLLDEPVHIKNVEKLREEIMLNSTILERKLSDFGIAGKVVQVLPGPVITLYEYEPAPGVKVSRILSLTDDLALAMRAPSVRILAPVPGKSVVGIELPNPKRDTVPIKEIIQSDAFQSSPSKLTLAVGKDNIGVPMVQDLAQVPHLLIAGSTGSGKSVGINSMIISLLLNANPEEVKMIMIDPKMLELSMYDGIPHLIAPVVTNPKKAAAALQWAVAEMERRYKMMAEKGVRNITGYNELVAKLERQREEEERKNKKAKKKAAPVEETFVEENLDENAETGKEAEPEVLQKLPYVVIIIDELADLMMVASKGVEDSLTRLAQMARAAGIHLIVATQRPSVDVLTGIIKANFPARISFQVTSRVDSRTILDSVGAEKLLGKGDMLFLPPGTSRLKRIHGCMVSDEEINRILKFIKDQPKEAELREDVFEEVVEAEKQRAEEEEEFDELYDDAVAIVAKEKQASISMLQRRLRVGYNRAARMIEIMEREGVVGPSDGIKPREVYVKPIPFD, from the coding sequence ATGAGTGGAACGCAAAACAACAAACCCGAATCGAAAATCCTGTCGAAGGATACCGCCGCGCCCACGCGCCTGCATCCGTTGCGCGATGTGTTTGGCGTGATGCTGATCGGCTTCACCGTATTTGCACTTTATTCGCTGCTCACTTACACACCGAAGGATCCGTCTCTTCACAGCCAGGTGATACAGGCGGTGGAGGTGCAGAACAATGGCGGCATTGTCGGTGCGTACCTGGCAGACCTGCTGGTACAAACCTTCGGCACCGGGGCCTTCGTGTTTCCGTTGATCACGTTCATCGTTAGCTGGGGACTCATCCGGGGCAAGGAGTTTTCCCGCTGGCCCGCCATGCTGAGCTTCGGCTTCCTGTTCTGGGTGGTGTTGTGCGGCCTGCTCACCATGAGTTTCGATCCTGATCCTTATTTCGGTCATGCCACCGTTTCAGGCGGTATAGCGGGCGGATACATTTCTTCCTACCTGGTCTTGTGGCTGAATGCGTGGGGCGCGCGACTGGTGCTGGTGACGATGATGTTCATCGCCATCATGGGGATGGTGGGCGTGCCGATGGACACGATGATTCGTGGAACCGGCAACCTGTTCCGCTTTGCAGTGCGCATGGCAGTGAAAGGATGCACGCAACTGCTGGCGCTCGGTGCGGCATTGATTGCGCTGGTGCAGGAAGGTACGAAAGGGTTATGGCGGTTCCTGAAAATGATCCGCAAAACCATGCGCGACAACCGGCCGAAGCTGAGCGAACCGGTCATCGTATCCAGCGAGGCTTTCGTGCCGAACGAAATCATGACCCCGGTTACCAAGCAGCCGGAGCCATCGGCAATCCGTTCCAAAAAGAAAAAGGAAGAGGAGCCGGAAGAAAAACCCGCGTTCGCGACGCAGGAGGATTTTCCCTTCGTTCATGAGACAGGCGATTACCGTGTGCCGCCGGTGGATCTTCTGGACGAGCCCGTCCACATCAAAAACGTGGAAAAACTGCGCGAGGAGATCATGCTGAATTCGACCATCCTCGAGCGCAAGCTTTCGGATTTCGGCATCGCGGGCAAGGTGGTGCAGGTTCTGCCTGGCCCGGTGATCACGCTTTATGAATACGAACCCGCGCCGGGGGTGAAGGTGAGCCGCATCCTTTCCTTGACCGACGACCTTGCGCTCGCCATGCGCGCGCCCAGTGTTCGCATTCTTGCACCGGTGCCCGGGAAATCGGTGGTGGGGATTGAACTGCCGAATCCGAAACGCGACACGGTTCCTATTAAAGAGATCATTCAGTCGGACGCGTTCCAGAGCTCGCCGTCGAAACTGACCCTGGCAGTAGGCAAGGACAACATTGGTGTGCCCATGGTGCAGGACCTGGCACAGGTGCCGCATTTGTTGATTGCAGGTTCGACCGGGTCCGGCAAGTCTGTCGGCATCAACTCCATGATCATCAGCCTCCTTCTCAATGCCAACCCGGAGGAAGTGAAAATGATCATGATCGATCCGAAGATGCTGGAGCTTTCGATGTATGACGGCATCCCGCATCTCATAGCGCCGGTGGTGACCAATCCGAAAAAGGCCGCGGCGGCCCTGCAGTGGGCGGTGGCGGAGATGGAGCGGCGCTACAAGATGATGGCGGAAAAAGGTGTGCGCAATATCACAGGTTACAACGAACTTGTTGCCAAACTGGAACGTCAGCGCGAGGAAGAAGAAAGAAAAAATAAAAAAGCGAAAAAGAAAGCGGCCCCGGTGGAAGAAACGTTTGTCGAAGAAAATTTGGATGAAAATGCGGAAACCGGAAAGGAGGCCGAACCGGAGGTGCTCCAGAAACTGCCTTATGTCGTGATCATCATTGACGAGTTGGCGGACCTCATGATGGTGGCGTCGAAGGGTGTGGAGGATTCGCTGACGCGCCTGGCCCAGATGGCGCGCGCCGCGGGCATTCATTTGATTGTGGCGACGCAACGGCCTTCGGTGGACGTGCTGACAGGCATCATCAAGGCTAATTTCCCGGCGCGCATTTCGTTCCAGGTGACGTCGCGTGTCGACTCGCGCACCATTCTGGACAGCGTCGGCGCGGAAAAACTTCTGGGCAAGGGAGACATGCTGTTTCTGCCTCCGGGGACGTCGCGCCTCAAGCGCATCCACGGTTGCATGGTGAGCGATGAAGAGATCAACCGCATCCTGAAATTCATCAAGGACCAGCCGAAGGAAGCGGAGTTGCGCGAAGACGTGTTCGAGGAAGTAGTGGAAGCGGAGAAACAGCGCGCCGAAGAGGAAGAGGAATTTGATGAGCTGTATGACGACGCGGTGGCGATCGTCGCCAAAGAAAAACAGGCGTCGATCTCCATGCTCCAGCGGCGCCTTCGGGTGGGCTACAACCGTGCGGCGCGTATGATCGAAATCATGGAACGCGAAGGTGTGGTGGGGCCCTCCGACGGCATCAAACCCCGGGAAGTGTATGTCAAACCAATTCCTTTCGATTAA
- a CDS encoding prepilin-type N-terminal cleavage/methylation domain-containing protein has product MISRNEKGFTLIELLIVIAIIGILAAIAIPQFNQYKARAYNSDSKSNLHNLYLGCKAYWAEQGSSQACNVATVTAAEYGYVQSTRVSIQGSGNETGFAATAQHLDSTTSYTMDANGNIN; this is encoded by the coding sequence ATGATTAGTCGAAACGAAAAAGGTTTTACCTTGATCGAGCTGCTGATCGTAATCGCCATCATCGGTATCCTGGCGGCGATCGCGATTCCTCAGTTCAACCAGTATAAAGCTCGTGCCTACAACTCGGACTCCAAGTCCAACCTGCACAACCTGTACCTGGGTTGTAAAGCTTACTGGGCCGAGCAGGGTTCTTCCCAGGCGTGTAACGTAGCCACGGTTACCGCTGCGGAATACGGTTATGTTCAGTCCACCCGTGTCAGCATCCAGGGTTCCGGTAATGAAACCGGCTTTGCCGCTACGGCTCAGCACCTGGACAGCACGACCAGCTACACCATGGATGCGAACGGCAACATCAACTAA
- a CDS encoding TraR/DksA family transcriptional regulator produces the protein MDKKKVSELKSQLIQIRSEILGDLEKNIKSSQDEEFTKLVSDVSDDAARSSSRQMLLNLGEQERQKLKLVEEALEKITAGEYGVCSECEGKIPEARLQVVPFTRYCVKCLEKLEKEEKLNRRMESFGDDPGSIS, from the coding sequence ATGGACAAGAAGAAAGTTTCCGAGTTGAAGTCCCAGTTGATCCAGATCCGATCGGAAATTCTGGGAGACTTGGAAAAAAACATAAAATCCAGCCAGGATGAAGAATTCACCAAGCTTGTCTCGGATGTGTCCGACGACGCGGCGCGTTCCTCCTCCCGGCAGATGCTGCTCAACCTGGGTGAACAGGAACGGCAAAAACTGAAACTGGTGGAAGAGGCGCTCGAAAAAATCACCGCGGGTGAATACGGTGTGTGCTCGGAATGTGAAGGTAAAATTCCCGAGGCCCGTCTTCAGGTGGTGCCGTTCACCCGGTATTGTGTAAAATGCCTGGAAAAACTGGAAAAGGAAGAAAAACTCAACAGGCGGATGGAATCCTTCGGAGACGATCCGGGATCCATTTCCTGA
- the nadB gene encoding L-aspartate oxidase — protein sequence MRITRDFIVVGSGLAGLTFALKISEFGSVALITKDALDESATKYAQGGIASVMAADDSIDLHVADTLEAGRGLCRKDVVRCIVQEGPTLVRELVNLGARFTRTPEDAYHLTREGGHSKHRILHADDMTGWEIERTLIDAIKGRKNIDVYTYHMAVDLITRANLDASVIPGSAEDEALGLYALNENTGEVNTFLGKGVLLATGGAGKVYLYTSNPDTATGDGVAVAYRAGAKVANMEFFQFHPTCLFHPQAKSFLISEAVRGEGGILRLKNGETFMEKYHPLGCLAPRDVVARAIDYEMKKSGDDCVYLDVTHLEGYLTRERFPNIYKTCMSFGFDMTREPLPVVPAAHYMCGGVVTDLNGQTNIRRLFVSGEVGYSGLHGANRLASNSLLEGLVLSHRAVFKARELLPESQERIVLQEEIPEWDPGDAVESDESVVVSHNWDEIRRLMWNYVGIVRTDKRLHRAHRRISMLLEEIQEYYWSFNITRDTLELRNIAITARLIIEGALKRKESRGLHYNLDYPEPDETRLSVETLLQDTTQRLLSQTRTRKRANPS from the coding sequence ATGAGAATCACGCGCGATTTCATAGTCGTGGGCAGTGGCCTTGCCGGGCTCACTTTCGCCCTCAAAATTTCCGAATTCGGTTCGGTGGCGCTCATCACCAAGGATGCGCTGGACGAATCGGCGACCAAGTACGCGCAGGGCGGCATTGCGTCCGTCATGGCGGCGGACGATTCGATCGACCTGCACGTCGCCGACACGCTGGAAGCGGGGCGCGGCCTGTGCCGCAAGGACGTGGTGCGCTGCATCGTGCAGGAAGGTCCCACTTTGGTGCGCGAACTGGTGAACCTGGGTGCGCGTTTCACCCGCACGCCGGAAGATGCCTATCATCTCACCCGTGAAGGCGGCCACTCCAAGCACCGTATCCTGCACGCCGACGACATGACCGGCTGGGAAATCGAGCGTACGCTGATCGACGCCATAAAGGGCCGGAAAAACATCGATGTCTATACCTACCACATGGCGGTGGACCTGATCACCCGCGCCAACCTCGATGCGTCCGTCATCCCCGGCAGCGCGGAGGACGAAGCGCTGGGTCTCTACGCACTCAACGAAAACACAGGCGAAGTGAACACGTTTCTCGGCAAGGGAGTTCTGCTTGCCACCGGCGGGGCGGGCAAGGTGTATCTCTACACTTCCAACCCGGATACGGCGACCGGCGACGGTGTGGCGGTGGCCTACCGCGCGGGGGCAAAGGTCGCCAATATGGAATTCTTCCAGTTTCATCCGACGTGCCTGTTTCACCCGCAGGCGAAATCGTTTTTGATTTCCGAAGCAGTGCGTGGGGAAGGCGGCATCCTGCGCCTCAAGAACGGTGAAACTTTCATGGAAAAGTACCACCCGCTCGGATGCCTGGCGCCACGCGATGTGGTGGCGCGCGCCATCGACTACGAAATGAAAAAGAGCGGCGACGACTGTGTGTACCTCGATGTGACGCATCTCGAGGGTTACCTGACGCGCGAACGTTTTCCGAATATTTACAAGACCTGCATGTCGTTCGGCTTCGACATGACGCGCGAACCCCTGCCCGTGGTGCCGGCGGCGCATTACATGTGCGGCGGAGTGGTGACCGACCTCAACGGGCAGACCAACATCCGCCGCCTGTTCGTCTCGGGGGAGGTCGGGTATTCCGGCCTGCACGGTGCCAACCGCCTGGCGAGCAATTCGTTGCTGGAAGGCCTGGTGCTGTCGCACCGTGCGGTTTTCAAGGCGCGGGAGTTGCTCCCTGAGTCGCAGGAGAGGATCGTGTTGCAGGAAGAGATTCCGGAGTGGGACCCGGGCGACGCCGTTGAAAGCGACGAGTCGGTTGTGGTGTCGCACAACTGGGATGAAATCCGCCGCCTCATGTGGAACTACGTCGGCATCGTGCGCACCGACAAGCGCCTGCACCGGGCGCACCGTCGCATCTCCATGTTGCTGGAGGAGATACAGGAATATTACTGGAGTTTCAATATCACCAGGGACACGCTGGAGTTGCGCAACATCGCCATCACCGCGCGCCTGATCATTGAAGGTGCGCTGAAACGCAAGGAAAGCCGGGGTCTGCATTACAACCTGGATTACCCCGAACCGGACGAGACCCGGCTGTCGGTGGAGACGTTGTTGCAGGACACGACCCAGCGCCTGTTGAGCCAAACACGAACCCGGAAACGAGCCAACCCATCATGA
- a CDS encoding tetratricopeptide repeat protein, whose protein sequence is MTLKLISTLIVFVLLIVYFTFLNPSDVEVYFTQHFSLKMPIVVFMLGSILVGVVCTALATGLQQFRNSLRQYGRQRVVRKQEKLHRKWEELFQKAINEITSGQRAKGIALLEKILNQAPEHFEALAHLGDQLREEGDPERAVTMHQRAIKLDPDNLPVRFALAKDYAALGNVENEIATLKEIRSRNPNSLPTLRQLRDAFLKAGNPDQAYQMQKAVMPLIHDARELAQEQELFSQITYSKGYQLYQEKKIEPAIVELKRALRENNRCLPAYLTLGQLYLENNNPKTAIKFWKDGFDITQSPIFLIRLQNLYEDMDKVHDSYKLYQEAISKASSDNRRELFSMLYVHHLFHHEEKDTAMEVLNNIEHPSLSTQMYKIKALLDRNDYAQVDEIMHATHNRLSIAIEQYICSACHHKGNAWYAFCPECHAWNTLQLQVEISL, encoded by the coding sequence GTGACCTTAAAACTGATCTCAACCCTGATCGTTTTTGTCCTGCTGATCGTTTACTTCACGTTTCTCAATCCCAGCGACGTCGAGGTTTATTTCACCCAGCACTTTTCCCTGAAAATGCCCATCGTGGTGTTCATGCTGGGTTCGATCCTGGTCGGAGTGGTGTGCACGGCGCTGGCGACGGGGCTCCAGCAGTTCCGCAACTCGCTTCGACAGTACGGCAGGCAGCGGGTGGTCCGGAAACAGGAAAAGCTGCACCGTAAATGGGAAGAACTTTTCCAGAAAGCGATCAACGAGATCACCAGTGGACAGCGGGCCAAAGGCATCGCCCTGTTGGAAAAAATCCTGAACCAGGCGCCGGAGCATTTTGAAGCGCTCGCTCACCTGGGCGATCAATTGCGGGAGGAAGGCGACCCCGAACGCGCCGTCACCATGCACCAACGGGCCATCAAGCTGGACCCGGACAACCTGCCGGTCCGGTTCGCGCTGGCAAAGGACTACGCCGCTCTGGGCAACGTGGAAAATGAAATCGCCACCCTGAAGGAAATCCGCAGCCGCAATCCCAACTCCCTTCCGACCCTGCGCCAGTTGCGGGATGCGTTTTTGAAAGCGGGCAACCCGGACCAGGCGTACCAGATGCAGAAGGCCGTCATGCCCCTCATCCACGACGCCCGCGAGCTCGCGCAGGAACAGGAGCTGTTCAGCCAGATCACGTATTCGAAGGGCTACCAGCTCTACCAGGAAAAGAAAATCGAGCCGGCAATTGTGGAGCTCAAGCGCGCGCTTCGCGAGAACAACAGGTGTCTTCCCGCTTACCTCACCCTCGGCCAGCTTTACCTGGAAAACAACAACCCCAAAACCGCGATCAAATTCTGGAAGGACGGGTTCGACATCACCCAGTCACCCATTTTCCTGATCCGCCTGCAGAACCTCTACGAGGACATGGACAAAGTCCATGACAGCTACAAGCTGTACCAGGAGGCGATCAGTAAAGCATCCAGCGACAACCGGCGCGAATTGTTTTCCATGCTCTACGTACACCATCTCTTCCACCACGAAGAAAAAGACACCGCCATGGAAGTGCTCAACAATATCGAACACCCCTCGCTGTCTACGCAGATGTACAAGATCAAAGCCCTTTTGGATCGTAACGATTATGCGCAGGTGGACGAAATCATGCACGCCACCCACAACCGCCTCTCCATCGCCATCGAACAGTACATCTGCTCGGCCTGCCACCACAAAGGGAACGCCTGGTATGCTTTTTGTCCAGAATGCCATGCCTGGAACACCCTGCAGTTGCAGGTGGAAATCTCGCTTTAA